From the Chloroflexus aurantiacus J-10-fl genome, one window contains:
- a CDS encoding 3-hydroxybutyrate dehydrogenase translates to MGDKVALITGAASGIGLACAERFAADGYRVVLVDLPGAAGEAAAERLGGIFAGVDLATQAGCRQAVDAALNAYGRVDVLINNAGFQHIDAIEDFPEERWETMIAVMLTAPFRLTKYVWPGMKANRWGRIVNIGSVHSLRASPFKSAYISAKHGLLGLTRTAALEGGPYGITVNLIAPAYVRTPLVEKQIADQSRTRGIPEDQVIEKIMLEPAAIKRLIEPAEVAGLAAFLCSDAAGAITGSVYEMALGWTAR, encoded by the coding sequence ATGGGTGATAAGGTTGCACTCATCACCGGCGCCGCCAGTGGCATCGGCCTGGCCTGCGCCGAGCGATTCGCTGCCGACGGGTATCGGGTTGTGCTGGTTGATCTGCCGGGTGCCGCCGGCGAAGCAGCCGCTGAACGGCTGGGTGGCATCTTTGCCGGCGTTGATTTAGCCACGCAGGCCGGGTGCCGGCAAGCGGTTGATGCAGCGCTCAATGCATATGGTCGGGTTGACGTGCTAATCAACAATGCCGGCTTTCAGCATATCGACGCTATCGAAGACTTCCCTGAAGAGCGTTGGGAGACAATGATTGCCGTGATGCTAACGGCACCGTTCCGGCTCACCAAATACGTCTGGCCGGGGATGAAAGCCAACCGCTGGGGACGGATTGTCAATATTGGTTCGGTACATAGCCTGCGTGCCTCACCGTTCAAAAGCGCCTACATCTCGGCCAAACATGGCTTACTCGGTCTCACGCGCACTGCCGCACTTGAGGGTGGCCCTTACGGCATTACCGTCAACCTGATCGCACCGGCATACGTCAGAACACCGCTGGTCGAGAAACAGATCGCGGATCAATCGCGCACACGGGGCATTCCCGAAGATCAGGTGATCGAGAAAATCATGCTCGAACCAGCCGCGATCAAGCGCCTGATCGAACCGGCGGAGGTGGCCGGACTGGCGGCATTTCTCTGTTCAGATGCAGCAGGGGCGATAACCGGCTCCGTGTACGAAATGGCGCTGGGGTGGACGGCACGTTAG
- a CDS encoding adenylate kinase family protein codes for MTGRTILLIGPPGAGKTTIAGQLAQVTGMAVIATGQQLRAEIRAQSALGRYIEPLLEQGQLAPDSVMAELMRNWLQRIPIDQDCLLDGYPRSVAQAHMLETILADLGRRVDAVIVLTLDEATIVHRLSGRRICRRDDGQDITVHIDDTAKIAQCLARGGTLVQREDDHPDVIRTRLRLYEQETAPVLNYYTGRVPVHYVNADQSPAAVVALIRDII; via the coding sequence GTGACAGGACGAACGATACTTTTGATAGGACCGCCTGGTGCCGGCAAGACCACTATTGCCGGCCAACTGGCGCAAGTGACCGGGATGGCGGTTATTGCCACCGGTCAACAACTGCGGGCCGAGATTCGTGCTCAGAGTGCGCTCGGTCGGTACATTGAGCCATTACTCGAACAGGGTCAACTGGCACCGGATAGCGTCATGGCGGAACTGATGCGGAACTGGTTGCAGCGCATTCCTATTGATCAAGACTGCCTTCTCGACGGGTACCCGCGTAGTGTCGCGCAGGCACACATGCTGGAGACAATTCTGGCCGATCTGGGACGACGAGTAGACGCAGTGATCGTGCTGACCCTGGACGAGGCGACCATAGTACACCGACTGAGCGGTCGCCGGATTTGTCGGCGAGATGACGGCCAGGACATCACCGTCCATATCGATGATACAGCAAAGATTGCCCAATGCCTGGCACGAGGTGGCACCCTGGTACAACGAGAAGATGATCATCCCGACGTGATTCGCACACGTCTACGCCTTTACGAACAAGAGACTGCACCCGTGCTGAATTACTACACCGGTCGCGTGCCTGTTCATTATGTCAATGCCGATCAATCGCCAGCAGCCGTTGTTGCCCTGATTCGCGACATCATCTAG
- a CDS encoding protein kinase domain-containing protein — protein sequence MSELSLVGQTIGRFEILSELGRGGMAVVYKARQTDLDRIVALKILPPGLTNDESYIARFRQEARSAARLEHPHIMPIYEVGEVAGYHYIAMKYIQGRTLKQLLQQEGALPVARAAQILAQVGEALDYAHRQGIIHRDIKPSNVMITDEGWIYLTDFGLARGTGANSSGLTMAGTVMGTPEYMSPEQAQGLPNVGPPTDIYALGVMLYELLTGAFPFKAETPMAMLAARLVHAPIPPRDVRGDLPPAVEDVIMRALARKPEARFASAAEMVAALRQAVGLSERELSRPLTPQRGMPAVSNAGSQTPPAYGPTTPASQPPAYGPTTPASQPPAYGPTTPASQPPAYAPTTPVTPPPVYVQTPAAPATHPYSASPSAPTPHPFNVPATPAPTAGKRTPVGLIVGLIVGVLLIGGGLTTFFLLRPTTPPVATNPAETHISEGDAALARSQGLDDAITAYRAAVAADAANPVAHSRLAWAYLAKGDWEEALTAAKPLAGINDGAAQAIGEGITGYIYFQLGDVVQAREASERAIDADPSSAIGYALRAAVLATNAADSRNDNLMSEAFTAISDAEDRLATADPLTKAFTQVLLGWAFGQDYTLRQDANVLDQAITSLEQAIDAYPALAVFHYELATIYLSAARDFDSARNEFNAALALDPNFSPAQVGLGWVAYFNSQTDEAEKAFNQALDLNDDESFALLGLGRLAFDDNDMQQAIDYFKQVIDANPYSAVAHAFLGEASLFAGYDATDENVQRELYQQAETAYRAAIARDDYFGFAYNGLGWILQYQDRYAESIEAFEKALQLDNENPEIFNGLGWSLFLSDRYPEAESMFKRAIELDSSYTSAYFGLGRTYEEQGRWDEALATFQTLKQIAPDYPGLDDAINRVSG from the coding sequence ATGAGCGAATTATCTCTGGTAGGTCAAACCATAGGTCGGTTCGAAATACTCTCTGAATTGGGACGCGGCGGGATGGCGGTGGTTTACAAGGCCCGACAGACCGACCTGGATCGGATTGTGGCACTGAAGATTTTGCCGCCGGGTTTAACCAATGATGAGAGCTATATCGCTCGTTTCCGGCAAGAGGCGCGTAGCGCAGCCCGTCTGGAACATCCGCACATCATGCCGATTTACGAAGTCGGTGAAGTGGCGGGCTATCACTATATCGCGATGAAATACATTCAGGGACGTACCCTGAAGCAGTTGTTGCAACAAGAGGGTGCATTGCCGGTGGCACGAGCGGCCCAGATTCTCGCTCAGGTTGGCGAAGCACTCGATTATGCTCATCGCCAGGGGATTATTCACCGCGACATTAAGCCCTCGAACGTTATGATCACCGATGAGGGGTGGATCTACCTGACTGACTTCGGCCTGGCACGGGGCACGGGAGCCAATAGTAGCGGTCTCACCATGGCCGGGACAGTTATGGGCACGCCTGAATATATGTCTCCCGAACAGGCCCAGGGGCTGCCCAATGTCGGCCCACCAACCGATATCTATGCGCTGGGAGTCATGCTTTATGAGCTGCTCACGGGGGCATTTCCGTTCAAAGCGGAAACGCCGATGGCGATGCTGGCGGCACGACTTGTCCACGCTCCCATTCCACCCCGTGACGTGCGTGGCGATTTACCTCCCGCAGTCGAGGATGTGATTATGCGGGCGTTAGCCCGTAAGCCGGAAGCACGTTTCGCTTCAGCGGCGGAAATGGTCGCCGCTCTGCGCCAGGCCGTTGGTTTGAGCGAGCGTGAACTGAGCCGCCCGCTCACTCCACAGCGCGGTATGCCGGCTGTTTCCAATGCAGGTTCTCAGACACCACCCGCTTACGGCCCAACCACACCGGCATCTCAACCGCCAGCCTACGGCCCAACCACACCGGCATCTCAACCGCCAGCCTACGGCCCAACCACACCGGCATCTCAACCACCCGCTTACGCACCGACAACACCGGTAACGCCACCACCAGTTTACGTTCAAACACCTGCCGCACCGGCAACACATCCGTACAGTGCCAGCCCATCGGCACCGACCCCACACCCGTTTAACGTACCGGCAACACCAGCGCCAACCGCCGGCAAACGAACACCGGTTGGCCTGATTGTGGGCTTGATTGTTGGCGTTCTGCTCATCGGTGGTGGCCTGACCACCTTCTTCCTGCTGCGTCCGACGACGCCACCGGTTGCGACCAACCCTGCCGAAACGCATATCAGTGAAGGAGATGCAGCATTGGCGCGGTCGCAGGGGTTAGACGATGCGATTACGGCTTATCGGGCTGCTGTAGCCGCCGATGCTGCCAACCCGGTGGCACATAGCCGGCTGGCATGGGCGTATCTGGCCAAGGGCGACTGGGAAGAGGCACTTACGGCGGCAAAGCCGTTGGCTGGCATCAACGATGGCGCAGCGCAGGCTATTGGTGAAGGGATTACCGGTTATATCTACTTCCAGCTCGGTGATGTCGTGCAGGCACGTGAGGCAAGCGAACGTGCTATTGACGCCGATCCATCTTCGGCTATTGGCTACGCCTTACGCGCGGCGGTGCTGGCAACCAATGCTGCCGACAGCCGAAATGACAACCTGATGAGTGAAGCGTTCACGGCTATCAGCGATGCTGAAGATCGCCTCGCGACTGCCGATCCTTTGACAAAAGCCTTTACCCAGGTCTTGCTGGGATGGGCGTTTGGGCAGGATTACACCCTTCGTCAGGACGCCAATGTACTCGACCAGGCGATTACCAGCCTCGAACAGGCCATCGATGCCTACCCTGCCCTGGCCGTCTTCCACTACGAACTGGCAACAATTTACCTCTCAGCGGCTCGTGATTTTGATAGTGCCAGGAATGAGTTCAATGCGGCATTGGCCCTCGATCCCAATTTCAGTCCGGCTCAGGTCGGGCTGGGCTGGGTCGCCTACTTCAACAGCCAGACGGACGAGGCCGAAAAGGCGTTCAATCAGGCACTAGACTTGAACGATGATGAAAGTTTTGCTCTGCTTGGGCTGGGACGATTGGCGTTCGACGACAACGATATGCAGCAGGCCATCGACTATTTCAAGCAAGTGATTGATGCCAATCCCTACTCCGCAGTGGCCCATGCATTTCTGGGTGAAGCGAGCCTCTTCGCGGGCTATGATGCAACCGACGAGAATGTCCAGCGCGAACTGTATCAACAGGCGGAAACGGCCTACCGTGCTGCCATTGCCCGCGACGATTATTTTGGATTTGCATATAATGGTCTTGGCTGGATTCTGCAATACCAGGATCGCTATGCCGAGTCGATTGAAGCGTTTGAGAAGGCGCTGCAACTCGACAATGAAAATCCAGAGATTTTCAATGGTTTGGGATGGAGCCTCTTCCTGAGTGATCGCTACCCGGAAGCTGAGTCGATGTTCAAACGCGCTATCGAACTTGATTCATCATACACGAGTGCCTACTTCGGATTGGGTCGCACCTACGAAGAGCAGGGACGATGGGACGAAGCACTGGCAACCTTCCAGACTCTGAAACAGATTGCACCCGACTACCCTGGTCTCGACGACGCTATCAACCGTGTTTCAGGCTAA
- a CDS encoding lamin tail domain-containing protein, translating into MTNRTHHDDPLYNAIAETTVQVGRFGFALLRLPLGLLPNQSRTHIERALYELSRGFASLPGDFARIVEPEIKRWAEDAPAPSTRKPQPATEQHLTVMITPEPVTAVGSSTPEPVTTPGASTPEPVTAPGASTPAPDNEPIEEDVAELLTDEVAESIVDIERLVAEPPNVSITYIEYDPPGNDLEGEFVVITNASHETVDLTGWTLVDEGNKHTYTFPAFTLAGGAEVKLWTKSGTDDAANLYWGARRPIWNNTGDSAILRDANGNLVSRYTYAAGA; encoded by the coding sequence ATGACTAACCGCACACACCACGACGATCCGCTTTACAACGCGATTGCAGAGACAACAGTTCAAGTCGGTCGATTTGGTTTTGCGCTGCTCCGCTTGCCACTCGGTCTTTTACCGAACCAAAGCCGCACACATATCGAGCGCGCTCTGTACGAGTTGAGTCGCGGGTTTGCCAGTCTGCCCGGTGATTTTGCCCGGATCGTCGAGCCTGAGATCAAACGTTGGGCAGAGGACGCGCCGGCACCCTCAACCAGAAAACCGCAGCCCGCAACCGAACAACATCTGACCGTGATGATCACACCTGAGCCGGTGACAGCAGTGGGGTCATCCACACCTGAACCGGTGACAACACCGGGAGCATCCACACCTGAACCGGTGACAGCACCGGGAGCATCCACACCTGCACCCGATAATGAACCCATTGAAGAAGATGTGGCCGAGCTACTGACCGACGAAGTCGCCGAGTCGATTGTTGACATCGAGCGCCTGGTTGCTGAACCGCCGAACGTGAGTATTACGTATATAGAGTATGATCCGCCGGGAAATGATCTGGAAGGTGAATTTGTGGTCATTACCAACGCTTCGCACGAAACGGTTGATCTCACCGGTTGGACACTGGTGGACGAAGGTAACAAACACACCTACACCTTCCCGGCTTTTACCCTTGCTGGCGGCGCAGAAGTGAAGCTGTGGACAAAGAGCGGGACGGATGATGCCGCCAATCTGTATTGGGGCGCACGACGCCCGATCTGGAACAATACAGGGGATAGTGCAATATTACGCGACGCGAATGGTAACCTGGTTAGTCGTTATACCTATGCAGCCGGTGCGTAA
- a CDS encoding mannose-1-phosphate guanyltransferase has protein sequence MKAVVMAGGEGTRLRPLTINRPKPMVSLVDRPVMQHIIELLKLHGITDIIITVQYLANVIQDYYGDGSAYGVNITYSLEEVPLGTAGSVKNAEHLLTEPFLVISGDALTDFNLSQIIEYHMASGATATVTLTRVSNPLDYGVIITDEQGRIRQLLEKPSWGEVFSDTVNTGIYVFNPDIFSYIERGKVTDWSKDVFPRMLHRGDRLQGYIANGYWTDVGTIEEYMRACGDYLSGKVNLPRVGHNIGGDIWVDRDAEIAPDAQLHGPIYLGHGAKIKGGVIIHGPSVIRDYTIVDSRANIDRSIIWRNSYIGERAELRGAIVLRQCNIRSRAMIFEGAVIGDGVQIGAGAVVQPNVKIWPSKEVDEGATVTSSIIWGSQGRRVLFGRYGITGLVNIEITPEMCARLGAAYGATLPRGATVTINRDAHFTPRMLKRAIIAGLPSAGVNVCDLRNVPIPIARYYTHASGAAGGVHVRISPFDNRVAEIKFFNHLGLDINSATERKIESTFFREDYRRAYLDEIGRIFYGEDVEETYRAAFMRALGQNAAFGKGFPIVIDYANTSTSTVMAEILRRMQADAVELNVYLDERMVFQTSADFEAAMNRLTKITPVVGAQFGVRLDPGGEKIFLIDDQGRRLHPLRALAAITALAMRANGGGVVAVPVTAPRAFEQIAARYGGSIIRTRANLGALMNLAAERADLLLLGDGTGNYIFPHFYPVADGMFAIARLMELLSLNQTTLSEVLADLPPYYLWQTRVPCRWESKGKVMRILNQQYHERHGEQIDGIKIELGEEWVLILPDPDGPFFHVIAEGVSEDHARILTDKYAGLVTSLQ, from the coding sequence ATGAAAGCCGTTGTGATGGCCGGCGGCGAGGGCACTCGCCTGCGACCACTTACGATTAATCGCCCCAAGCCAATGGTGTCGCTGGTCGATAGACCGGTGATGCAGCATATCATTGAATTACTCAAGCTCCACGGGATTACCGATATTATCATTACAGTGCAGTATCTGGCGAATGTTATCCAGGACTATTACGGTGATGGTAGCGCGTATGGCGTCAATATCACCTATTCGCTGGAAGAAGTGCCGCTCGGTACTGCCGGTAGTGTCAAAAATGCCGAACATTTATTGACCGAACCATTTCTGGTTATCTCTGGTGATGCACTCACCGATTTCAATCTCTCGCAAATTATCGAATATCACATGGCCTCTGGCGCTACAGCCACCGTCACCTTGACCCGTGTTTCCAATCCGCTCGATTACGGCGTTATCATCACCGATGAACAGGGGCGCATTCGGCAGTTGCTCGAAAAACCGAGCTGGGGAGAAGTCTTTTCCGACACGGTCAACACCGGTATCTATGTCTTCAATCCCGACATCTTCAGCTACATCGAACGCGGCAAAGTAACCGACTGGTCAAAAGATGTCTTTCCGCGCATGCTTCATCGTGGTGACCGGCTCCAGGGCTACATCGCAAACGGGTATTGGACAGATGTCGGCACTATCGAGGAGTATATGCGAGCCTGCGGTGATTACCTGTCGGGCAAGGTAAATCTGCCGCGCGTCGGGCACAACATCGGTGGTGACATCTGGGTTGACCGCGATGCCGAAATTGCGCCCGATGCCCAATTACACGGGCCAATCTATCTCGGCCATGGCGCCAAGATCAAGGGTGGCGTGATCATTCACGGGCCATCCGTCATTCGCGATTACACCATTGTCGATAGTCGGGCCAACATCGACCGCTCGATCATCTGGCGCAATTCGTACATCGGTGAACGGGCGGAATTGCGTGGGGCGATTGTGCTTCGTCAGTGCAACATTCGTTCACGCGCCATGATCTTTGAGGGCGCCGTTATCGGTGACGGCGTGCAAATTGGCGCGGGCGCCGTTGTCCAACCCAACGTCAAAATCTGGCCCTCGAAAGAGGTTGACGAAGGCGCGACAGTTACCTCTAGCATTATCTGGGGTAGTCAAGGCCGGCGCGTCCTCTTTGGGCGCTACGGCATTACCGGCCTGGTCAACATTGAGATCACCCCAGAAATGTGCGCCCGCCTTGGTGCAGCCTACGGTGCCACCCTGCCGCGTGGCGCCACGGTAACCATCAATCGTGATGCGCACTTCACGCCACGGATGCTGAAACGGGCGATTATTGCCGGCCTGCCTTCGGCTGGGGTGAATGTCTGCGATTTGCGTAATGTGCCGATCCCGATTGCCCGCTACTACACCCACGCCAGTGGCGCCGCCGGTGGCGTCCATGTGCGTATTTCACCATTCGACAATCGGGTCGCCGAGATTAAGTTTTTCAATCACCTTGGGTTGGATATTAACAGTGCAACCGAACGCAAAATCGAGAGCACCTTCTTCCGGGAAGATTACCGGCGAGCCTATCTTGATGAAATTGGGCGTATCTTCTACGGTGAAGACGTTGAAGAGACCTACCGGGCCGCATTTATGCGCGCACTGGGCCAGAATGCCGCATTCGGGAAAGGCTTTCCCATCGTTATCGATTATGCCAACACCAGTACCAGCACCGTCATGGCCGAAATCTTACGGCGCATGCAGGCCGATGCGGTTGAGCTGAATGTCTATCTCGACGAACGGATGGTCTTTCAGACGAGTGCTGATTTTGAAGCGGCGATGAATCGGCTGACCAAGATCACACCGGTTGTGGGAGCACAATTTGGTGTGAGGCTCGACCCTGGCGGCGAGAAGATTTTTCTGATCGATGATCAGGGCCGGCGTCTCCATCCCCTGCGAGCACTGGCAGCAATTACCGCGCTGGCAATGCGGGCAAACGGTGGCGGAGTGGTTGCTGTACCGGTGACAGCACCACGCGCCTTTGAGCAGATCGCCGCCCGTTACGGCGGCAGCATCATTCGCACACGAGCCAATCTGGGCGCATTAATGAATCTGGCGGCTGAACGCGCCGATCTCCTGCTGCTAGGTGATGGCACCGGTAATTATATCTTTCCCCATTTCTATCCCGTTGCCGACGGTATGTTCGCTATTGCACGCCTGATGGAGCTGCTTTCGCTTAACCAGACGACTCTAAGTGAGGTACTGGCGGATTTGCCGCCGTACTACCTCTGGCAAACCCGCGTTCCGTGTCGCTGGGAAAGCAAGGGTAAGGTGATGCGCATTCTCAACCAGCAATACCACGAGCGCCACGGCGAGCAGATTGACGGCATCAAGATTGAACTGGGTGAGGAATGGGTGCTTATCCTGCCTGACCCGGATGGGCCATTCTTCCACGTCATTGCCGAGGGAGTTAGCGAAGACCACGCCCGTATCCTGACCGACAAATATGCCGGTTTGGTAACCAGTTTGCAGTAG
- a CDS encoding S1 RNA-binding domain-containing protein: MTDLDDYEGDPYRDRDRLSELLTDQLEELARAIHSPDQLARARAASRLVTLDVDPELALPALHHRRAMVREVAAEAIGYSSKPLSPTVIDALLSAIDDPKPFVAAAAIRTLGRRQVALAHAQIAACLDDPEPPIVAAAITALARLGDHTLTVTLPEFLNRQHLIIRIAAAEAAGILRSVNAVPGLLRLLEDCIDAWHERQQHIPSRAASVAMQALARLQARAAIPLLVEIARYVVGLRTLAVRTLIQLQAIEAAPALLPLLNEEGRHLLNEVIRFFHMTGYRAAAPELRAFLERAVVRHRPLIKKVLNILVEWQDKEALPIISNLATNDQSAEVRAYAAQCAVLLQSQSASPASSFNNGIVPETVLSETYNERIRQRRQRLAGLTIGQIVNGSVLRVLRYGAVIELGGIEGFVHVGEIDWRWIGDARHALHPGQEIQAVITGIDEQRLRANLSMRRVHPDPWLAVAQQLNAGMQVQGTVAGITDFGIFIELLPGVQGLAHISQIPPDQQPLKQAFSLGRRVQTTILSIDHERRRIALSLYTKLQQKPCSVNAAR, encoded by the coding sequence ATGACAGACCTGGATGACTACGAAGGCGATCCTTACCGCGACCGTGACCGGCTCAGCGAGCTACTCACCGATCAGCTCGAAGAACTGGCACGGGCGATCCATTCGCCCGATCAACTGGCCCGTGCCCGTGCAGCCAGTCGTCTGGTCACGCTCGATGTTGATCCAGAGCTGGCCTTACCAGCTCTTCATCATCGGCGAGCAATGGTACGCGAAGTGGCAGCCGAAGCAATTGGCTACAGTAGCAAGCCACTTTCACCAACCGTGATTGACGCGCTGCTGTCAGCTATCGATGATCCCAAACCATTTGTGGCTGCCGCAGCGATCAGGACGCTAGGCCGACGGCAGGTAGCGCTGGCCCATGCCCAAATCGCTGCCTGTCTCGACGATCCCGAACCACCGATTGTCGCCGCGGCCATCACAGCGCTGGCGCGACTTGGCGATCACACGCTAACGGTCACCTTGCCGGAATTTCTCAACAGACAGCATCTGATCATCCGTATTGCTGCCGCCGAAGCTGCCGGCATACTCCGGTCAGTTAATGCTGTTCCCGGCCTCCTTCGCCTGCTCGAAGATTGCATCGACGCCTGGCACGAGCGCCAACAGCATATTCCCAGCCGGGCGGCCAGTGTGGCCATGCAGGCGCTGGCCCGGCTCCAGGCGCGTGCTGCGATTCCGCTGTTGGTTGAGATTGCGCGCTACGTTGTCGGCCTGCGGACGCTGGCAGTACGTACTCTGATCCAGTTACAGGCCATCGAGGCAGCACCGGCCCTGCTCCCGTTGCTCAACGAGGAAGGCCGTCATCTCCTCAACGAAGTCATTCGGTTCTTCCACATGACCGGCTATCGGGCGGCGGCACCAGAACTACGGGCATTCCTGGAGCGGGCAGTTGTTCGTCACCGTCCTCTGATCAAAAAGGTTCTAAACATCCTGGTCGAATGGCAGGACAAAGAGGCGCTCCCGATCATCAGCAACCTTGCCACCAACGACCAGAGTGCCGAGGTACGGGCATACGCGGCGCAGTGTGCCGTGTTGCTTCAGTCGCAATCCGCGTCACCAGCATCGTCATTCAACAACGGCATTGTCCCAGAAACAGTGCTCTCTGAGACGTACAACGAACGTATCCGCCAACGCCGACAACGACTCGCCGGCCTGACTATTGGTCAGATTGTCAATGGCAGCGTTTTACGTGTCCTCCGCTACGGGGCAGTGATTGAGCTGGGTGGCATTGAGGGTTTCGTCCATGTCGGTGAGATCGACTGGCGCTGGATCGGTGATGCACGCCATGCGTTACACCCAGGCCAGGAGATACAGGCCGTCATTACCGGCATCGATGAACAGCGCCTCCGTGCCAATCTCAGCATGCGCCGCGTCCACCCCGATCCATGGCTGGCGGTCGCACAGCAATTGAATGCAGGTATGCAGGTACAGGGGACAGTAGCCGGCATCACCGATTTCGGCATCTTCATCGAACTGCTACCCGGTGTCCAGGGCCTCGCTCACATCAGCCAGATTCCGCCTGATCAACAGCCGCTGAAGCAAGCTTTCAGCCTGGGAAGGAGGGTACAAACAACCATCTTGAGTATTGACCACGAACGACGACGGATCGCCCTCAGCCTGTACACAAAGCTACAACAAAAACCGTGCAGCGTTAATGCTGCACGATAA
- a CDS encoding acyl-CoA synthetase, which translates to MSLSPIVATLLQHAETTPHRPCIVFDQHLITYADLARAVAGWAGRFHSLGINRGDRIALALPNTPAFIAAYFGAQLAGAAVVLINPQYRHTELSHLLSDSEPAIVVATTENEAFITAAMPESRPHLLKPLAELCGAPPADPGLFTPPAADEMALIAYTSGTTGRAKGAVHTHASLAANCAAISTAWRWTEHDRLLLMLPLFHVHGLGVGVHGTIRNGASLELHSRFDADVALQRMHDPAITLFFGVPTMYIRLIEAARHQGVPEHRLRLFVSGSAPLSPQTFADFASLFGQPILERYGMTETGMNLTNPYAGERRPGSVGMPFPGQEARIVDRTTGQPLPTGQIGEIQVRGPHLFRGYWRNPAATAAAFTADGWFYTGDLGFVDDDGYFHITGRSRDLIISGGYNIYPREVEEVLAQHPAVAECAVYGEADPDLGEVPVAAVVTNGQAVTAADLIEFCRMHLAAYKRPRRIHFVTSLPRNALGKVQRHLLADAVSNHR; encoded by the coding sequence ATGTCGTTATCACCGATTGTCGCTACCCTGCTTCAACACGCCGAGACAACACCACATCGGCCATGTATCGTTTTTGACCAACATCTGATCACCTATGCCGATCTGGCCCGGGCAGTGGCCGGCTGGGCAGGTCGCTTTCACAGTCTGGGTATTAATCGAGGTGATCGGATTGCCCTCGCGCTACCCAACACGCCGGCGTTCATCGCTGCCTATTTCGGTGCCCAACTGGCCGGTGCAGCAGTCGTCCTGATAAATCCACAGTATCGCCACACCGAATTGAGTCATCTGCTGTCCGACTCAGAGCCGGCAATTGTTGTGGCCACGACCGAGAATGAAGCCTTCATCACGGCAGCAATGCCAGAATCGCGACCACATCTGCTCAAACCATTGGCAGAGCTATGCGGTGCGCCACCTGCCGACCCTGGGCTGTTCACACCACCCGCCGCTGATGAAATGGCACTCATCGCCTATACATCAGGCACAACCGGTCGAGCCAAAGGTGCAGTCCATACACACGCCAGCCTTGCCGCAAACTGCGCTGCAATTAGCACAGCCTGGCGCTGGACTGAACATGACCGCTTGCTCTTGATGCTCCCGCTCTTTCATGTCCACGGCCTGGGTGTTGGCGTTCACGGTACCATTCGGAACGGCGCCAGTCTGGAACTGCATAGCCGTTTCGATGCTGATGTTGCGCTCCAACGCATGCACGATCCGGCGATCACCCTCTTCTTTGGCGTACCCACGATGTATATCCGGTTGATCGAAGCTGCCCGCCACCAGGGAGTGCCGGAACATCGCCTGCGCCTCTTTGTTTCTGGATCAGCTCCACTCAGCCCGCAGACATTTGCCGATTTTGCCAGTCTTTTCGGTCAACCGATACTCGAACGTTACGGCATGACCGAAACCGGAATGAACCTGACCAACCCTTACGCTGGCGAGCGGCGGCCCGGCAGTGTTGGCATGCCCTTCCCTGGGCAGGAAGCGCGCATTGTTGACCGGACAACAGGTCAACCACTCCCAACCGGTCAGATCGGTGAGATTCAGGTGCGTGGGCCACACCTCTTTCGCGGCTACTGGCGAAATCCGGCAGCCACCGCAGCCGCTTTCACGGCTGATGGCTGGTTTTATACCGGCGATCTCGGCTTTGTCGATGACGATGGCTATTTCCACATCACCGGACGCAGTCGCGACCTGATCATTAGTGGTGGCTACAACATCTATCCACGCGAGGTTGAGGAGGTGCTTGCCCAACACCCGGCAGTAGCTGAATGCGCAGTGTACGGCGAAGCCGATCCTGACCTGGGTGAAGTACCGGTAGCAGCGGTTGTGACCAACGGCCAGGCAGTTACAGCGGCTGACCTTATTGAGTTCTGTCGAATGCATCTGGCTGCGTACAAACGGCCACGACGCATTCACTTCGTCACGTCGTTACCGCGGAACGCGCTCGGTAAAGTGCAACGACATCTGCTGGCGGACGCGGTATCTAACCACAGGTAA